In candidate division KSB1 bacterium, the following proteins share a genomic window:
- a CDS encoding M20/M25/M40 family metallo-hydrolase — translation MPVRMIVCGAGLVVWFAAGSLCAQQENARPVNAYQAVTQQILSAALREGRAYAMLVELTRIGPRLSGSPQAAAAVELTRQMMERYGFENVRLQPVMVPRWVRGPVEEAAIINSPSHGTVPLAVCALGSSIATPAMGVVAEVVEVKSFEELRALGRKAAGRIIFFNRPMDPTLLDTFAGYGGAVNQRSRGAVEAAKAGGVAALVRSLTTANDDVPHTGNTHYEAGVPAIPVAALSTAAADLLSRLLAHERSVTVRLRLTCETQPDVPSANVMGELRGVEQPEEIIVLGGHLDSWDKGTGAHDDGAGCVQAIEAVRLLKQLGFRPKRTIRAVMFMNEENGLRGAQEYARVAVEKKIKHVAAIESDRGGFAPRGFSIEADSSTTQRILSWREVFAPLRADHLFRGGSGADISPLVKTGVPGLGLIPESQRYFDYHHSDNDTIDKVNPRELELGAAAMAIMAYLLSEEL, via the coding sequence ATGCCTGTTCGAATGATTGTTTGCGGCGCCGGCCTGGTGGTTTGGTTTGCGGCCGGTTCGCTGTGTGCACAACAAGAAAATGCCCGTCCGGTCAACGCGTACCAGGCGGTGACCCAACAGATTCTCTCCGCCGCGCTGCGCGAGGGCCGGGCTTACGCCATGTTGGTGGAACTGACCAGAATCGGGCCGCGCTTGAGCGGCTCACCGCAGGCTGCCGCCGCGGTGGAGTTGACCCGCCAAATGATGGAACGGTACGGCTTTGAAAATGTACGGTTGCAGCCGGTGATGGTGCCGCGCTGGGTTCGCGGGCCGGTCGAGGAGGCTGCGATCATCAACTCGCCCAGCCATGGCACCGTGCCGCTGGCCGTGTGTGCACTGGGCAGCAGCATTGCCACCCCTGCGATGGGGGTGGTGGCCGAAGTGGTGGAGGTCAAATCATTCGAGGAGCTGCGGGCGCTGGGCAGGAAGGCCGCGGGCAGGATCATCTTCTTCAACCGGCCGATGGATCCCACTCTCCTCGACACATTTGCCGGTTATGGCGGCGCAGTGAATCAACGCAGCCGCGGCGCAGTGGAGGCCGCGAAAGCCGGCGGCGTGGCCGCCCTGGTGCGCTCGCTCACCACCGCGAACGATGACGTGCCACACACCGGCAACACCCACTATGAAGCGGGCGTGCCAGCAATCCCCGTGGCGGCGCTCAGCACGGCCGCGGCCGATTTGCTCAGCCGACTGCTGGCGCATGAGCGCAGCGTAACCGTGCGGCTGCGGCTTACTTGTGAAACGCAGCCGGATGTGCCCTCCGCCAATGTGATGGGTGAATTGCGCGGCGTCGAGCAGCCGGAGGAAATCATCGTGCTGGGCGGCCATCTCGACAGTTGGGACAAGGGCACGGGCGCGCACGATGACGGCGCCGGGTGTGTGCAGGCGATCGAGGCGGTGCGGCTGCTCAAACAACTCGGCTTCCGGCCGAAACGCACGATTCGCGCGGTGATGTTCATGAATGAGGAAAACGGGCTGCGCGGCGCTCAGGAATACGCACGCGTGGCGGTCGAGAAGAAGATCAAACATGTGGCGGCCATCGAATCGGATCGCGGCGGTTTTGCGCCCCGCGGCTTTTCCATCGAGGCGGACTCCAGCACCACGCAGCGCATCCTGTCGTGGCGCGAAGTTTTTGCGCCCCTGCGGGCGGACCACCTGTTTCGCGGCGGCAGCGGCGCCGATATTTCACCGCTGGTCAAAACCGGTGTTCCCGGCCTTGGTTTGATTCCGGAATCCCAGCGCTATTTCGATTATCATCATTCCGACAACGACACCATCGACAAGGTGAATCCACGCGAGCTGGAATTGGGCGCCGCCGCGATGGCGATCATGGCCTACCTGCTTTCCGAGGAGTTGTGA
- a CDS encoding YkgJ family cysteine cluster protein, with protein MSAEFYQNGLRFECQPQCGACCSQPGEVYVNGEEAHRLATHLRLPAPQFRKRYLRRVHGRYSLRDREAGGCIFLGEDLKCTVYDARPNQCRTYPFWPHLLASRLAWEWESLKCPGIGKGGIIPASQIKKLLHADSP; from the coding sequence ATGTCTGCTGAATTTTATCAGAACGGTCTGCGTTTTGAATGCCAGCCCCAATGTGGCGCCTGTTGCAGCCAGCCGGGCGAAGTGTATGTCAATGGGGAGGAGGCGCACCGCCTGGCCACACATCTGCGGCTGCCGGCGCCGCAATTTCGCAAACGCTATTTGCGCCGTGTGCACGGCCGCTACAGTCTGCGCGATCGCGAGGCCGGCGGCTGCATTTTTCTGGGGGAGGATTTGAAGTGCACGGTTTACGATGCCCGGCCCAACCAATGCCGCACCTACCCCTTTTGGCCGCATCTGCTGGCGAGCCGGCTTGCGTGGGAATGGGAAAGCCTGAAATGTCCCGGCATCGGCAAGGGCGGCATTATCCCCGCCAGCCAGATCAAAAAACTGCTGCACGCGGACTCGCCATGA
- a CDS encoding SH3 domain-containing protein → MRDPATTLYEMPSITSRRIVTLSAGDTVHILQNRGLWLQLVTRDDHKGWMFLGETAERGKRPRPPVPVTAPMPPVEGGVSLQFGKFGSGLTGAVSLSYRSLARLESEATLQYAAGKATSFYLLHMKARSLQPLALGGEAVLLVGAGVLRSTAREASVTRPSTALTISYGMGVQRRLGGNHWLRAEMRRCTAFNQPGVTHYLEFLAGFTRRLAWSRL, encoded by the coding sequence ATGCGCGATCCCGCAACCACGCTTTACGAGATGCCCAGCATCACCAGCCGCCGCATCGTCACGTTGTCGGCCGGTGACACGGTGCACATTCTGCAAAACCGCGGTTTGTGGTTGCAGCTTGTGACGCGCGACGATCACAAGGGCTGGATGTTTCTCGGCGAGACCGCAGAGCGGGGGAAAAGGCCCCGGCCACCGGTGCCAGTCACGGCACCGATGCCGCCCGTGGAAGGCGGCGTCTCCTTGCAGTTTGGAAAATTCGGCAGCGGACTCACGGGCGCGGTGAGCCTCTCTTATCGCAGCCTGGCGCGACTGGAGAGCGAAGCAACGCTGCAATATGCGGCGGGCAAGGCGACATCGTTCTATTTGCTGCACATGAAAGCCCGCTCTCTTCAGCCGCTTGCATTGGGCGGCGAGGCGGTGCTGCTCGTCGGCGCCGGCGTGCTTCGTTCCACGGCGCGGGAGGCGAGTGTCACTCGCCCGTCTACGGCTTTGACAATCAGCTACGGCATGGGCGTGCAGCGCCGGTTGGGCGGCAATCACTGGCTGCGCGCAGAGATGCGCCGGTGCACGGCCTTTAACCAGCCCGGGGTGACGCATTACCTCGAATTCCTGGCCGGGTTCACACGCCGCCTTGCCTGGTCGAGGCTGTGA